DNA from Larimichthys crocea isolate SSNF chromosome XIII, L_crocea_2.0, whole genome shotgun sequence:
ATGCCTTGCAAAAATGCATTTCAGAATATAGCTGAAGCTATTATAAGGCTTCAGCAGTCTGCTTTGACCAATAACAAAAGTAACacaatctttttgtttttgtgttattatcTGAGTCAGGCTAGTGTCAGGTGGCCAGTGTTTTGTGCTAAATGCTTACATCAGGATCATGAAAGTAATTTGGAATCACCATTTGGAGACAGTGAATATCGGCATAAAATTTTTTTACAGCAATCCACAGTTggtgagatatttcagtctcaGTCATAGTGATGGGCCATGGATCATGTCAGTCAATGTTGCAATTCCTAAAAGACGGTAAGTGTTACAGTAAATAAactcagaggagaaaaaacaaactaactctTGCATGTGAGCACTGCATTGAGATAAACGTAAAATATATACCATATACAAATAGACCATAGAACAAAAGTTATAGTTGGaaattgtacatttttatcataatttgaaattgaaatgaATTGTACTCACTCGCTAATACAGTTGTCATAtttctctgtggctctgaagcCGATGATGGTGTAGGTGACTGTGGCAGCATAAACTGAGGTGAGGCCAGTTACAGCAAACAGAATCAAAGCATCTTGCATGCAGTTGTTACTttgtaaatgaacaaaaaaaaaaaaagagagagacacgcACATTGACTCTGGGTCTAAGAATCGGTAGTATGTTTTTTTCAATCAAATTTAGCAAAATGAGACTTGAACTGCAATTTAAGAAACACCAcaggtttttttaaatgcctcTTACTGAACAGGGTTGTAGCTTGAGAAGGAGATGAGGCCTCCCCATGCCAAACCAAATGCATAAAAGACCTGGGCACCTGCATCCAACCAAGTAGTTGGGTTCATCAACTCATCCACCTGGAAGTGTAAACCATACAGCGTGATGTGGCTTTGAGATCTGCTGTAAAACTGTCTTTTCTTTATGACTGAAATTTGAAACATACGTCTGGTGTGAAGAGGAACTTTATGCCACTCAGGGCACCTTTGAGAGTCAGTCCTCGGATCAGGAAGATGGCCAGCACTATGTAAGGCAGAATGGCTGTGACATACACCGCCTTAGgtcatgacagaaaaaaaaatggaacaatAGATAATGGACTTTAGATTGCATTAGTAGTGTATCATAACTGACCATTTGTATACCCTTCCCCAAATATCAATTGTCCAGTCACAGCTTGGAAACTGTAAGCAGAGACGTCCTTCTGTCAAGTTTTGGATTGGAGGAGATACCCTGGATCTGAACAGTCTGAAAGGTGGGTACTTTTTTTAACATCTCTAAAGCCGAAAATACAAGAGCAGTATGTGGCATGGATTCAGAAGTTTCTATCTCctccaacatatttatatattagcATGTATAGCTAACGAGTTTGCTATTTACAGTAGCAACAGAGTATTACTTCCAAAGCAGTGGGACATTTCATACTACATCCTTTTGAGGCCTTTTCGGTTACCTAAAGAAATCGTAGTATCCCCTGCTCTGAGGATGTTGGCCCCGGATACGATCAGTATCGGTTAACGCTTGTGGCTGTGTCCTGCTCTATTGGAAGTTTTACAATCGAAATACAACACCCAAACTTGATGGTCACGTCACTGTAGGTTCAACAAACCTTGCCTGATGTGCTGATGCCTCTTATGCAGCATATAGCGATGACTGTCCAGGCAGCTAGCAGGCAGACTACCATAGGCCAGTGAATACCTCCAGAGTCCTCTATAGAGGTTGTACTGTTCAGAGTGACTCTGTAAAAGTAGTAATCCACAGTGGAGCTCTGTTGGCACTCTGGTACATATCCTAAAGGGACGAccaacatacacaaacaatgaTGCAATTTTGGTACTTGGGAatgcatgtgtaaaatgtgtgtatgtttaaataCCTGTCCCATTTTCATTGAGGGGACACTGAGTCCAAGGCAGAGGGCTTTGAAAGGAATTGAAGAGATACCACAGGATCCAGGCTACCAAGGTGTTGTAGTACAGTCCAATCAAAAAGGAAACCAGCATGGAGGCTATACCTGAGTAGGACAAAATCATTCATTGATATCACACTAACAGGGAGCCAGCTTTGTGTTGCTGTGGCACCAAGGCTTTTCTTCTAACCTCTGCTTTGGGTAAATTGTCCTATTTTACCTACCAACACCAGTCAGATAAGGGCTGATGGCCCTCCACACTCCAACACTGCCTTGCCTGAGACGCTGGCCGATAGCAAACTCCAGCAGCAAGAGAGGCAACCCTTCCAGCACCAGCAGGATCAAGTAGGGAATCAAAAAGGCACCTGGAAAGTAAGATATAATATAAGATGCGATAAGTGATTATAATTGCCATGTCAGGAAGAGGTACTCATCTATATACTTTAGCCATAGCCATATATTTTAACCATGCTAGATTAAGGATTAAAAAAGTGAAGATGTTAAACATCATAAACATTTCTCAGGTCAGATTAAAGTAGTCAAGAACAGACCCAAAGTCCGTTAAATGAAGAGCTGGGGTTCTATATCACTATAACACAatgttttcttgtgaaatattttggacaaaatatgtttaattaatatGATGATTTATAGATGACTACTATGAGGATGCTGGCAAGGTGGAAATATTGCATGTACTCTGTATATCATTAATAAATAGAAGGAAGGTTGCTGATAACAAATAGACAAATTGCAGTTATGTAATAACTACAGTATGCACTTACAGCAGATTTGTTGTTATATAATGCTGTGAATAGGTAAAGTTTTACTTACACTATTTACAGATGTTTCAATAGAATTTCgtgagtttttatttatatacagaaaataaaatgcagtttcCAAACACAACATTGGTGTTGTTTTGTATTAGTCTGTATTGTCACATTACTGTGGATGATGTCATGGACAGTTTGTTTGAACTGTATGAGTTTCAACCGCTTAGTAacaagtgacagaaaaacaatagATTATGAATTAAAATATGCATTCTTTGGAATCTGTCCCATCCCCTGTGGCTCATTCTGCAGCATTCCTAAAGAATAACAATGACCCACTTCACACAGATGTGTTTGCAtaacattcattttcaaattgaacaatataCAGCTGTCCCAGTGTCTACAACTCACGTGTCGTTTCAAAGGTTAGTCCTTACTTCAGAAGACCTCATACTCTTGAGAATGATTAATGTAACTTTATGGTAATTTTACACCACTCTCTTGTAGCCAAGAATGAGTGATATATTTAACTAGTGATTTACTTTAAAGATAAATAGTTAAGTTTACTGTTTAGATATTTGGGAATAGTGTTGGTCTCAACCCCCATAAACCTAATGTAAATTCTGCACTGTAAAATGTCtctcagacaaaaacataaatgacaaGGCCATAAACTGCAATAAAAACCCATTGACAATAATTTACTTGACATTTTAACCACAGACGTCCATTGACCTTTTTCATCTGAACTTACCTCCTCCATGACTTTGACACAAGTAAGGGAATCTCCACACATTACCGAGCCCAATGCAAAAACCCACACACGTTAAGACGTATTGGACTTTGTTGTCCCACTTGGGCCTGTCCTCGGCCTCCTCTTTTTCCATCTTCTCCAGATCCTCATGGTTAGGGATCCGGAGTTCCAGTCCTGGGTTAGGGAGTACCAGTCTCATGGTGAGCACATGTGCACTGAGGCAGAGGTATAGTATCTACAACAGTTAAAGCATTGGGGTCAGTCTATGCACATGGATGTCCACATGGAGAGCATTCATGTTGAAAGTTTATGATCTTTTACTTTATCTGATGGCGTCCGTAGATTAGTCGGTACACATTGTACATTTGTACCGTGTTTTGTACTCTTGGCCCCCTGATCCCCCTCCCCttgttaggaaaaaaaaaatagtactcTAGATTACTGGTTGACAATTCTATATCTGCACATTGGTATTTTTTCCAATTTTagcacccccagtttcagagtgctatcgtaaatatggacagttgtaccATCAGTAGTCAACATACTTTACTGTCCTTCAGTTGTCAGTCCATCTGCTCAATGAGCAGTTTCATTGGTTTAACAAAATTCAAATGAGCCTCACTGTAAGTACTGTCAGGCAAAATCCTAAAAATGCTagtaacttttacatttttttattaacttaaaagtccagtgtgtaaaatttagggtgctctatttacagaatataacagAAATGTTATATAAAGTAATATTCATCCCTATGATTTATGAATCACCTGAAagctatgtttttgttaccttagaaggagccttttttctttttatcgtCTTCTACAATGTCCACCACGTTAAACCACCATATTTCCACAGTGGCTCAGGATGGACAAACCAAACGGTTTGGCTCTAGTTCGCATTTCTCatgccaccatagtttctcatGTTTGGGTTGCAATCTGGAAGTACATCACTAGATGCCAGTGAatccacacacactgatcctttaactTTACAACTGCCTTCCATAATATGTTCAAAACCCATTGGAAATAACACAGAAGTGGGCTAAAAAGCACTGATGTATTACGAATCTAAGACATACAGCatgtcaaatgtttaaaaaagaattAGTGCCTGCATTGAAAATTATTTactaaatattcaaattatttgtttgcttaattgtttttttttatcttcgaTTTAAATATTTCTGGAAATACACATTCGTAAATTAaacatattattaaataaatgagcctattcataaataataataagaagaataataaTCTGTGATATTGATAATAATAGGCATAATTTCCACATCATTGATGACAGGTGACTCATGAACCCTTGTGCAATAATTAGAGCTAGCACTATAGGCTACCTATTGTAGGCTCAGTTTAATATGCAGCCCAattttatacaatatatataaaagggGATCCTTATTATACAATATTAAAAGAATAGTTCgattttttgtaaatattgaaCATCAGATTAGACAGATTCTCTCCAttctcatgtttgtgtgctgaaTATGAATAGCTACAACTAATAGATGGTTAGCCTGGCTTGGCATAAACAGTGGAAACGGCTCACAAATTATGATTTAAGTTTCTttccaaattaaataaattagataTGTGGTAAAAAGCGAGCTCTAGAGGTACTTGTAGGgagaatattattattattattattattattattattattattattaaccatTGAACATAGCCAGGTCAgctgtttcttgttttatgcTGCAGATTAATATTCAGGGTACTGACCaatctaactctcagcaagaaattGAACAAGCCCATCCCCCAAAATGTCTaacaatttttttaatgtacaacATACACTTTCAGgtaaaatatttcacaacaaaaaaatgaatattacaGTAGTTCGAACAGCAATAATAATTACTttcttttccaaaataacataCTTCCAAATTTACCTCTACATTTTACAGTCACTAGCCATTACACTTTTATCATtgtaaagaaaaggaaaaaaaagcacaaatgtaaTATACAAGCAACAGTAAAATGagcattacatttaatttaaaacattaaatattcaaagtAAAAGATTTCTAAAAATTCCCTTTCTCACTCATTTGTATTTTGGCAGAGATAGTGTCCACTGAGTCACGATAGCCCTCCTGCTTGCAGCATTTCCTCTGGATGAATTTGAAGATGGCAAACAATGGGATAACTAAACTGGGAACTCCAGCcaggatgaagatgatgacgTTGATCCAAGAAGGATATGGACGTTCATCGAGAGTGGGGAACACCGGCTATGGCCAGAATCAAGGAAAGTGTTATGACACGAAAGAGGTTGGTAATGATGAAGGTTTGTTTTATAACCATTAATTAACaggtaataataatagaaatacatTTAGTGGGGAATTATGCCAAAGTGgacgtaaaaaaaacacacttaccGACTCCTGATCCCAAACCAAATATGTGGGAATCTCGGTGACTTGAGTTACAAAGTAGAAAATCAGGATGAAGACCATAATAAGTGGACTAATCACCCTCCATGACACCTGCCAGAAAATATTGGGTTTGTGGCCAATCATAAACTCAATGTCCTTGTTAAACCTGTTTGGAAGCAATAAGAGGGAAACATAATGTCAGCTGAGTGTATATGAAAGCATCCATAAAAGACGACCTTGTACTTTTATTAGCTACAGTAAATAAAGCAGCATGTGTGGCTCTGTGCGTGTTCAGCACGTGAGCTACACAACATGTCATGTCAAGTGAAACTCCACTCAGTTTCTGTTGTCTAAAACCTAACCTTGTGTcctaaaataattaataaacactggaaacagcttacataacatttttacacactttGTACCGGCATTGTTGAAATGtctagaaaaacacatttttcacatttcttacCATGATCTTGTTACACAACAAGATACATTGTATTTCTTTATCTCCCCTATGATGACTCATTATCTCTGTTCCAAGGTCAAAACACAATTCTCTGTTATATCCTGCCTGGTTTCAAGCAACTGTTTCTAAGACATGCGTATatgacaacaataacacaaagagTCAAGACTACAGGAACGCTAGTGGCTCtgtgcatgttaacattttctAATACATCACTAACTAAAAAGCCATTACCTTTAgataataagaaaaacaaccttCGATAGACTCACCTATCTACGCCATAGATGTAGATGACAGAGATCATTTCGCAGAATCCGATAACCAAAAGGGGGATAGAGCCAGCAAAGTTGTCAAAAAGACCTAGCCAGTGGTTTCCAGAGCGCTGGGCAAATATGAGCCCCAAAGCGAATGATATTAAGCAAGTCAGACctaaaaaaccaaacaaaacactggtTACACTCATATCTCTAGATCATATTTTCTAATACCAGCGTGAAAAAGTAATTCGTATTTGTATTTCAGAAAATTACCACAGAAGATTTCTTTGGGCAATGTTTTGGGCAACAATTTGAGGTCCTGCAGAGGAACCACCACTCCCTCGATGTTGCCAAACATAGTCGAGAGGCCGAGGCAGAAGAGCATGACAAAGAAGAggacagaccagagaggagaaaca
Protein-coding regions in this window:
- the LOC104920447 gene encoding sodium-dependent neutral amino acid transporter B(0)AT1-like: MRLVLPNPGLELRIPNHEDLEKMEKEEAEDRPKWDNKVQYVLTCVGFCIGLGNVWRFPYLCQSHGGGAFLIPYLILLVLEGLPLLLLEFAIGQRLRQGSVGVWRAISPYLTGVGIASMLVSFLIGLYYNTLVAWILWYLFNSFQSPLPWTQCPLNENGTGYVPECQQSSTVDYYFYRVTLNSTTSIEDSGGIHWPMVVCLLAAWTVIAICCIRGISTSGKAVYVTAILPYIVLAIFLIRGLTLKGALSGIKFLFTPDVDELMNPTTWLDAGAQVFYAFGLAWGGLISFSSYNPVHNNCMQDALILFAVTGLTSVYAATVTYTIIGFRATEKYDNCISDNIMTLLNAFGLPEDSIDTSNYEAAFNHLNSTYPDIVPGLDIKICDIQKLLSEGVEGTGLAFIVFTEAIIKMPGSPAWSILFFIMLCCLGLSTMFGSVEGVVAPLRDLNIFPKKWPQEALNGVTCIVAFIISFLFMQRSGIYWVTLFDNFAGSVPLLTIGLFEMIAVVYIYGIDRFNEDLEFMVGHKPSIFWQVSWRFISPLIILVILVFYLVTQAQKKLTYSVWDPNSEKFPSLASVPYPSWISVVIFLLAGIPSLAMPLYALCHLVFVCWKKKN